The genome window AAACATCATTTAATGATAGTTACTTTAGTATGAATTCAATTATGAAAATAAATAAAGACGAAACCATTAGCGTGGTTAACAGAAGTATTGGAGTGAATTAATGCGAGAAAATTTATATATTCGCATTGGTAGTCAAGAGTCAGATCCAATTCAGTGGTTAATCACTGCTGAAGGTGAAACCGATGAAATAGCCAGTGGTGAGCTCGCCAATAAAGAAAACCTTAGTGAGCTGACAGAGAAAGCGAAAAGCCGCACCGTAAAAGTGATTATTAATGGTGCTGACGTGCGCTTGCATAGCATAACTGTGCCGGGGAAATCTGAGCGAGCGATAAAAGCTGCTGCGCCATATATGCTAGAGGATGAGTTAGCGGATGATGTAGAAGACTTATTTTTTGCATTTTCCAGTAAACCAAAAAATCATAGCGGTGATGAAAATTGCTTTTTTGCTGTACTTGCTCACCAACAACTGGAAACTTGGCTGTCTTGGTTTAGCGAAAGCGAAATCACCGTTAAAACTATGGTGCCTGACTTTCTCGCTTTGCCAATTGTCGAAAATAGTTGGACTGCACTTGCTATTAACCAGCAAATTATCATCCGCAGCCAAAGTTGGCAGGGGTTTGTGGTAAATGACACCATTGCAGAATTGGTTTTTGCGCAGTTATTAGCTGAACAAGAAGAACCGCAACAAGTTGCCACTTATTCACCAATAACTGTTACTGAAGAACAAATTGAAATTACGGCTATGCCAGAAGAGTTACCACTACTATTACTGGCTAAAGGGTATGAACAGCAATCATTTAACCTTTTGCAGGGTGAATACTCAGTAAAAGAACAGCGTTCACCAGAGCTCAAAAATTGGTTATGGGTTGCCGGCATTGCAGTGTTTGCTTTATTGCTGAATTTGACCGGTAAAATTGTTGAGTTAAACCAATTACAAGGTAAATACGAGCAAGTTAGCAATGGCATAGAAACTGATTATAAAAAGGCATTTCCAAAAACAAAGCGCGTGCGCTTATCTACGGTTAAACGCCAAATTACCAGTAAACTAGCTGAGCTTGGTGGTGCAACAGCTGATTCAGGGTTGCTGGCAATGCTAGAGAAAGTCCAGCCTGCATTTATGAAAGTTCCAAAACTTAAGCCAGAATCGTTACGTTTTGATGCGAAACGAAATGAGTTGCGTTTATCAGTAACGGCAAACGATTACCAAAGTTTCGAGCTATTTAAACAGGCATTAGAGCAGGCGGCATTAACGGTTGATACCGGAGCACAAAATAACCAGGGTGATGTAGTAACCGGGTCATTCAATATTAGGAGTAAGTCATGAAACAATGGTGGAAGGGCTTAAATCCAAGAGAGCAACAATTAGTTGCTGCTATGTCTGTTATCGTAGTGGTTTTTTTATTTATTAGCGTCGTTTGGCAACCATTGAATACTAATATTGAAAAATCACGAATTAAGCTAGGTAAGCAACAAGAGCTTGCCGTCTGGGTAAGCGAAAATTTAGCTCAATATAAGCAATTACAAAAAAGTGGTGGCAATAAATCATCTGGCGGCAGCTTATCAAGTGTGGTAAATCGTACCGCTAAGCAGAGAGCAATTGCAATTGCAAGAATGCAACCGCAAGGTGACGACTTACAAGTATGGATTGACGAAGTTGCTTTTAACGATTTGATCACTTGGCTCGAGCATTTAACCACTAACGAAGGCGTTATTATTCAAGCTGCAGATATTGCTGTGGGCAACGTTGCCGGTACTGTTAAAGTCAGACGTTTACAATTAGGAAAAGCATAATAATGCAACTGCAAGACATTAAGAAGTATTCGGCTATTGGCGCCGGATTTATTGCCTTATATTTAATATTTTTAATTTCATCAGCACCCGCAGATAAATTGATTACACAAGTACCACTGCCTAAAGGGGTGAGCTTACAAGGTATATCTGGGTCAGTGTTTTCAGGCAAAGCCAGAACGGTCACCATAAATAAATATACCGTCAACAATATTGAATGGTCAGTGAGTCTATTATCGCTGTTAACCTTTGATCCAAGTATTACCATTAATTTTGGTGATCGTTTAGGTAGTGTGTCTGGCTCAATGGATTTATCTAATCTGGGACCAGAAATACTTATTGAAAACGCCCAGATAATTGTTGATGCCAATGAGATCGTAACTCAGCTTAACTTACCAATAGATCTAAATGCTGGCGGCCAAATAAAGCTTAATGTTGCTTCTTATGGCATGGGTAAGCCGGTTTGTGCAGTTGCCAATGGGATTATTTTATGGGATAACGCTAATGTGAACGCGATGGACGAAGATATCGACTTAGGTTCATTACAAGCTTCTTTATCCTGCAATAAAGGCGCGTTGGAAGTTACCGTTGATCCAAAGAATGATTTAGGTCTAGAGCTTACTGCTAACGCATACAGCATGAAAAGAGTCACGGCAGATGGTTACCTAACCCCAGGAGATAAATTTCCTCATGCTCTTAGACCCGTACTCGGTTTTATTGGTAAAAAAGATTCGAAAGGGCGCTATACCATTCGTTTATAAACTGGTTGGTTTAACCTTAATAAAACGCTGCAGGGCTATCGTCGATAAGCGGTAGCCCGTTTAAATGAGCAATTTTTACTAATGACTTGGTTGGATAATTAGTGAAAATTCCATCGACACCTAAATAATGCATCTCGCTGATATCATCCTCATCATCAACGGTGTATACAAATACTTTCAAGCCACGCTGATGAGCATCATTTACAAATTTTTGATTAATAAAATCTATATTAATATGTACACTGTAAGCATTTAAGTGTTGGGCAAACTCGGCGTAAGTTAACGGGCAACTTGCGGTTAACGCGCCAATATTTAATTCTGGCTTGATCGATTTAATCTCAAAAAGTAGATGATGATTAAATGAAGAAAATAAAAACTGATTATAGCTAAAATTATATTTGATAATGGCTTCATCGATAAGATCTAAAACCGGTAGTACGGTTTGATCTGCTTTTAATTCAATGTTTAGATGGCATCTGCCATTTATAGTCGCTAACACTTCTTCTAGAGTCGGTACTTGCTGACCTTTGCCGGCATCCAGCTCACGTATTTCCTTAAAAGACAGTTTATTAATTTTACCCTGGCCGTTAGTGGTTTTATTTACCCAACGGTCGTGGATCACAATAAGTTCA of Thalassotalea fonticola contains these proteins:
- a CDS encoding type II secretion system protein M, translated to MKQWWKGLNPREQQLVAAMSVIVVVFLFISVVWQPLNTNIEKSRIKLGKQQELAVWVSENLAQYKQLQKSGGNKSSGGSLSSVVNRTAKQRAIAIARMQPQGDDLQVWIDEVAFNDLITWLEHLTTNEGVIIQAADIAVGNVAGTVKVRRLQLGKA
- a CDS encoding type II secretion system protein N, which produces MQLQDIKKYSAIGAGFIALYLIFLISSAPADKLITQVPLPKGVSLQGISGSVFSGKARTVTINKYTVNNIEWSVSLLSLLTFDPSITINFGDRLGSVSGSMDLSNLGPEILIENAQIIVDANEIVTQLNLPIDLNAGGQIKLNVASYGMGKPVCAVANGIILWDNANVNAMDEDIDLGSLQASLSCNKGALEVTVDPKNDLGLELTANAYSMKRVTADGYLTPGDKFPHALRPVLGFIGKKDSKGRYTIRL
- a CDS encoding glycerophosphodiester phosphodiesterase gives rise to the protein MLVFAHRGASGHEPENTLLAIKQALAMQVDAIEVDVHLSDGELIVIHDRWVNKTTNGQGKINKLSFKEIRELDAGKGQQVPTLEEVLATINGRCHLNIELKADQTVLPVLDLIDEAIIKYNFSYNQFLFSSFNHHLLFEIKSIKPELNIGALTASCPLTYAEFAQHLNAYSVHINIDFINQKFVNDAHQRGLKVFVYTVDDEDDISEMHYLGVDGIFTNYPTKSLVKIAHLNGLPLIDDSPAAFY
- the gspL gene encoding type II secretion system protein GspL, whose translation is MRENLYIRIGSQESDPIQWLITAEGETDEIASGELANKENLSELTEKAKSRTVKVIINGADVRLHSITVPGKSERAIKAAAPYMLEDELADDVEDLFFAFSSKPKNHSGDENCFFAVLAHQQLETWLSWFSESEITVKTMVPDFLALPIVENSWTALAINQQIIIRSQSWQGFVVNDTIAELVFAQLLAEQEEPQQVATYSPITVTEEQIEITAMPEELPLLLLAKGYEQQSFNLLQGEYSVKEQRSPELKNWLWVAGIAVFALLLNLTGKIVELNQLQGKYEQVSNGIETDYKKAFPKTKRVRLSTVKRQITSKLAELGGATADSGLLAMLEKVQPAFMKVPKLKPESLRFDAKRNELRLSVTANDYQSFELFKQALEQAALTVDTGAQNNQGDVVTGSFNIRSKS